One genomic region from Cellulosilyticum sp. I15G10I2 encodes:
- a CDS encoding P-II family nitrogen regulator, which produces MVMVRAIIRPEKVGAVLSELSDASFPAVTKMDVMGRGKQKGIKVGDMYYDEIPKEMILLVVKDEDKDDVVKIIMRVARTGEKGNFGDGRIFVSPVEEAYTISTGKKGL; this is translated from the coding sequence ATGGTAATGGTTCGTGCGATTATAAGACCTGAAAAAGTTGGGGCAGTTCTTTCTGAACTCAGTGATGCAAGCTTTCCAGCGGTAACAAAAATGGACGTTATGGGTAGAGGTAAACAAAAAGGGATTAAAGTAGGAGATATGTACTACGATGAGATTCCAAAAGAAATGATTCTTTTAGTTGTAAAAGATGAAGACAAAGATGATGTTGTAAAAATCATTATGCGTGTAGCCCGCACAGGCGAAAAAGGAAACTTCGGAGATGGTAGAATCTTTGTAAGTCCAGTTGAAGAAGCTTATACAATTAGTACAGGTAAAAAAGGATTATAA
- a CDS encoding P-II family nitrogen regulator, whose amino-acid sequence MKEVMAIIRLNKVNQTKEALASAGYPAFTCRKVLGRGKKKVDFSMVESVIADGVIPATAVGEHLTEGARLIPKRVFTLIVSDDDVEKVVDIIIQTNTTGNPGDGKIFVIPIMESYQVRSGEAATDAY is encoded by the coding sequence ATGAAAGAGGTTATGGCCATTATTCGTTTAAATAAGGTTAATCAAACCAAAGAAGCTCTTGCATCAGCGGGATATCCAGCTTTTACCTGTAGGAAAGTATTGGGCCGGGGAAAGAAAAAAGTAGATTTTTCTATGGTAGAAAGCGTTATTGCAGATGGCGTTATCCCCGCTACAGCAGTTGGAGAGCATCTTACAGAAGGTGCTAGGCTTATTCCAAAAAGAGTTTTTACACTTATCGTAAGTGATGATGATGTTGAAAAGGTAGTAGATATCATTATTCAAACAAACACAACAGGTAATCCTGGAGACGGCAAAATATTCGTTATTCCTATTATGGAATCTTACCAAGTAAGAAGCGGCGAAGCAGCTACAGATGCCTATTAA
- the nifD gene encoding nitrogenase molybdenum-iron protein alpha chain: MSSIEKVLDKYSSKVYKNRKKHILEKTDEVQEIAADVRTMPGVMTNRGCCYAGCKGVVLSPIKDAAVITHGPIGCGFYTWGTRRHKAKGDEDTKNFLEYCLSTDMQEADIVFGGEKKLRQAIKETVEIFDPATIVICSTCPVGLIGDDIHAVAAEAEKLYGRKVMAYSCEGYKGVSQSGGHHIASNGLIKHVIGTGDRIPKKFAINILGEYNIGGDGWEITRILKRIGYDIICSLPGDGSYVEIKSAHVADLNLVQCHRSINYVAEMMKEQYGTPWLKVNFIGVEGTIEALRNMAKFFDDAELTAKTEEVIADEVANILDDMEYYKSKLKGKTAALFVGGSRSHHYQTLLKELDMETILAGYEFGHRDDYEGREVIPTIKQDGDSKSIESIKVEKVPDKYKVFLSEERYEKLKEEIGLESYGGMIKDMENGSLIVDDLNHYETEEFLKLLKPDVFFSGIKDKYVAQKGGILSRQLHSYDYSGPYAGFSGAVNFARDVTMGIYTPAWSFVRAPWKVEPILEGQVAGGEA; this comes from the coding sequence ATGAGTAGTATAGAAAAAGTACTTGATAAATATAGTTCGAAAGTATACAAAAATCGTAAAAAACATATTCTCGAAAAAACAGATGAAGTGCAGGAAATAGCAGCTGATGTCAGAACCATGCCGGGGGTTATGACTAATCGTGGATGTTGTTATGCGGGTTGTAAAGGGGTTGTACTTTCTCCTATAAAAGACGCAGCAGTTATTACCCATGGACCTATTGGATGTGGTTTTTATACATGGGGAACCCGTCGGCATAAAGCTAAAGGTGATGAAGATACTAAAAACTTCCTTGAATACTGCTTATCTACTGATATGCAAGAAGCTGATATCGTATTTGGTGGTGAAAAGAAACTAAGACAGGCGATTAAAGAGACAGTAGAAATCTTTGATCCAGCAACGATTGTTATCTGTTCAACATGTCCCGTTGGTCTGATTGGTGATGATATTCACGCTGTTGCAGCAGAAGCAGAAAAACTATATGGAAGAAAAGTAATGGCTTATAGCTGTGAAGGTTATAAAGGTGTAAGTCAGTCAGGTGGTCACCATATAGCAAGTAATGGACTTATCAAACATGTTATAGGAACAGGGGATAGAATTCCTAAAAAATTCGCTATCAATATCTTAGGTGAATACAATATTGGTGGTGATGGATGGGAAATCACAAGGATTCTTAAAAGAATTGGCTACGATATTATCTGTTCACTTCCAGGAGACGGAAGCTATGTAGAAATCAAGAGTGCACATGTTGCAGACTTAAACCTTGTTCAATGTCATCGTTCTATCAACTATGTAGCAGAAATGATGAAAGAGCAATACGGTACCCCTTGGCTTAAAGTTAACTTTATCGGTGTTGAAGGAACGATAGAAGCACTGAGAAACATGGCGAAATTCTTCGATGATGCTGAACTTACTGCTAAAACAGAAGAAGTAATAGCTGATGAAGTAGCAAACATACTAGATGATATGGAATACTATAAGTCAAAATTAAAAGGTAAAACAGCGGCTCTATTTGTAGGTGGTTCAAGATCCCACCACTATCAAACCTTACTTAAAGAATTAGATATGGAGACAATACTTGCAGGGTATGAGTTTGGTCATAGAGATGACTATGAAGGCCGTGAAGTCATACCAACTATTAAACAAGATGGTGATAGTAAGAGTATTGAATCTATTAAAGTAGAAAAAGTACCTGATAAATATAAAGTCTTCTTATCTGAAGAGAGATATGAAAAATTAAAAGAAGAAATTGGGCTTGAATCATATGGCGGTATGATTAAAGATATGGAAAATGGTTCGCTTATTGTCGATGACCTTAACCATTATGAGACAGAAGAGTTTTTAAAACTTCTTAAACCAGATGTATTCTTCTCAGGGATCAAAGATAAATATGTAGCACAAAAGGGTGGTATCCTATCAAGACAATTACACTCTTATGATTATAGCGGTCCCTATGCAGGATTTAGCGGCGCGGTAAACTTTGCAAGAGACGTAACAATGGGTATTTATACACCAGCATGGAGCTTTGTGCGGGCACCATGGAAAGTTGAACCAATTTTAGAAGGGCAAGTAGCAGGAGGTGAAGCATAA
- the nifK gene encoding nitrogenase molybdenum-iron protein subunit beta: MLDLTPKELSARSALRVNPAKTCQPVGAMYAALGVHKCMPHSHGSQGCCSFHRMYLTRHFKEPAIAASSSFTEGASVFGGGANIKTSIKNIFDMYNPDIIAVHTTCLSETIGDDLNAFIQDSPIPEGKIVVHTNTPSYVGSHITGYGNMISGFIKYLAKSTKVSNGKVNLIPGFVNPGDMREMKKLAELMGASYTMLPDTSGVLDAPMTGNYDMYPKGGTKISDIQTMGDSELTLAIGELTTENPANELKRKCGVPYKAMPLPIGIAATDEYIMALSHFTKNEVPYAIEEERGQLVDTILDGHPYFHNKTVAIYGDPDTVLGITALVLEMGMIPKYVVTGTPGEIFNKKAKELFDQAGVTGCTAKAAGDLFELHQWIKNDPVDLMIGGTHGKHIARAEDIPLVRAGFPIIDRYVHSYMPIVGYKGAMRLVELILTALMDRQDRDCNEEDMEMVM, from the coding sequence ATGTTAGATTTAACACCAAAAGAGTTATCGGCGAGGAGTGCTTTAAGAGTCAATCCAGCAAAAACCTGTCAGCCAGTAGGCGCTATGTATGCGGCACTTGGTGTGCATAAATGTATGCCTCATAGCCATGGTTCACAAGGTTGCTGTTCTTTCCATCGTATGTATCTTACAAGACACTTTAAAGAACCAGCAATTGCTGCAAGTAGCTCATTTACAGAAGGAGCTTCTGTATTTGGAGGCGGTGCAAATATTAAAACTTCAATCAAAAATATATTTGATATGTACAATCCAGATATCATTGCAGTGCATACAACTTGTTTAAGTGAAACGATAGGGGATGACCTTAATGCATTTATTCAGGACTCACCTATACCGGAAGGTAAAATAGTTGTTCATACGAATACACCAAGCTATGTAGGTTCTCACATTACTGGATATGGCAACATGATATCAGGATTTATAAAATATTTAGCGAAATCTACAAAGGTAAGTAACGGCAAGGTTAACCTTATACCTGGCTTTGTAAATCCAGGCGATATGAGAGAAATGAAAAAGCTTGCAGAGCTTATGGGTGCTTCTTATACAATGCTTCCTGATACAAGCGGGGTTTTAGATGCTCCTATGACAGGTAATTATGATATGTATCCAAAAGGCGGTACAAAAATATCAGATATCCAAACTATGGGAGATAGTGAGCTTACACTGGCTATAGGAGAGCTTACAACAGAAAATCCAGCCAATGAGCTTAAGAGAAAATGCGGTGTACCTTATAAAGCGATGCCTCTTCCAATTGGTATTGCAGCAACTGATGAATATATCATGGCATTATCACACTTCACAAAAAATGAAGTACCTTATGCAATCGAAGAAGAACGTGGTCAGCTCGTGGATACTATTCTCGATGGCCATCCATACTTCCACAACAAAACAGTAGCGATCTACGGTGACCCTGATACAGTTTTAGGTATTACAGCACTTGTTCTTGAAATGGGGATGATTCCTAAATACGTTGTAACAGGTACACCAGGAGAAATTTTTAATAAAAAAGCAAAAGAGTTATTTGATCAAGCAGGGGTTACTGGTTGCACAGCAAAAGCTGCCGGAGACTTATTTGAACTTCATCAATGGATTAAAAATGACCCTGTAGATCTTATGATCGGTGGAACACATGGCAAACATATTGCAAGAGCAGAAGATATTCCTCTGGTTCGAGCAGGATTTCCGATCATTGACAGATATGTGCATTCTTATATGCCGATTGTAGGCTATAAAGGGGCAATGAGACTTGTTGAGCTTATCCTAACAGCCTTAATGGATAGACAGGATAGGGATTGTAATGAAGAAGATATGGAAATGGTAATGTAA